One genomic window of Camelina sativa cultivar DH55 chromosome 5, Cs, whole genome shotgun sequence includes the following:
- the LOC104785834 gene encoding uncharacterized protein LOC104785834, which translates to MAAITGFSALTSPISSTPPSLPSSRLLNSTQCLSRFSNPSLFPALSNSRRRNIRLIPACSSSIDNVDEEVEAKRGDESEIKETLMLSVSPLPLLLVAALPGAATVRSVIGPFVEIVQSLNLPDWLVHWGHPGNMAVVLFAMGGYGTYLGFRIRYSDDIEEKAKAKDLHPKLLAGMFFFFALGATGGITSLLTSDKPIFESPHAVTGFIGLGLLTIQTILPSLFKDKPELRNVHGILGSGIMTLFLVHAAFGLQLGLSY; encoded by the exons atGGCGGCAATTACAGGATTCTCCGCTCTCACAAGCCCTATTTCTTCTACTCCTCCGTCACTTCCGTCGTCGCGTTTACTCAATTCCACTCAGTGTCTCTCCAGATTCTCAAATCCATCTCTGTTTCCCGCGCTCTCTAACTCTCGTCGGAGAAATATCCGGTTGATTCCGGCGTGTTCTTCTTCGATTGATAACGTAGATGAAGAGGTTGAAGCAAAACGTGGTGATGAGAGTGAGATTAAAGAGACATTGATGTTATCAGTCTCTCCTTTGCCTCTCCTCCTCGTTGCTGCTCTCCCTGGAG CTGCAACTGTAAGATCTGTTATTGGACCTTTTGTGGAAATTGTACAATCCTTGAATCTACCTGACTGGCTTGTTCATTGGGGCCATCCAGGGAACATG GCAGTTGTTCTTTTTGCTATGGGTGGCTATGGAACATACTTAGGCTTCCGGATTCGTTATTCAGATGACATT GAAGAGAAGGCAAAGGCAAAAGACCTGCACCCAAAGCTTCTAGCAggaatgtttttctttttcgcCCTTGGAGCAACTGGTGGTATCACATCCCTTCTTACCTCTGATAAACCCATCTTCGAAag CCCGCACGCTGTTACAGGATTCATAGGTCTTGGTCTCTTGACTATTCAAACAATCTTACCATCTTTGTTCAAG GACAAACCTGAACTGAGGAACGTGCACGGGATACTCGGGAGTGGGATAATGACGCTTTTCCTCGTCCATGCTGCTTTCGGCCTTCAGCTCGGTCTCAGTTACTGA
- the LOC104785832 gene encoding transcription factor RAX2-like gives MGRAPCCDKANVKRGPWSPEEDAKLKDYIEKQGTGGNWISLPHKAGLRRCGKSCRLRWLNYLRPNIRHGDFTEEEDNIIYSLYASIGSRWSVIAAHLHGRTDNDIKNYWNTKLKKKLIATMAPPPNHHLASATPSSPSHYNMINTLLPYNPSISTNQLLTPHQGMMMTMMGQQQQLLYQADMGTLVNSPNRNNFIMSHQEDSQEQSTNKGIMLLSDVRSGSSTTSTVTRVKMEHRDHHHHEELEDERSMSSAVIEDYGMEEIKQLISSSCTSSSNSLWFDENKTEDKFMLYY, from the exons atgggtaGGGCTCCATGTTGTGACAAGGCAAATGTGAAGAGAGGTCCATGGTCTCCGGAAGAAGATGCGAAGCTTAAAGACTACATAGAGAAACAAGGCACTGGTGGAAACTGGATTTCTCTCCCTCACAAAGCTG GTTTAAGGAGATGTGGGAAGAGTTGCAGACTGAGATGGTTGAACTACTTAAGACCAAACATAAGACATGGAGATTTCactgaggaagaagacaataTTATCTACAGCCTCTATGCCTCCATCGGAAGCAG GTGGTCAGTAATAGCAGCTCACTTACATGGTAGGACTGATAATGACATCAAGAACTATTGGAACACtaagctaaagaagaagctcATTGCCACCATGGCTCCTCCTCCAAATCACCACTTAGCCAGTGCtacaccatcatcaccatcacatTACAATATGATCAATACTCTTCTTCCGTATAACCCATCAATATCAACAAACCAACTTCTCACACCTCATCAGGGTATGATGATGACAATGATgggccaacaacaacaactattaTATCAAGCAGACATGGGCACTTTGGTAAATTCTCCAAACAGAAACAATTTCATAATGAGCCATCAAGAAGACAGCCAGGAGCAAAGTACAAACAAGGGAATAATGTTGTTGAGTGATGTAAGAAGTGGGTCGAGTACAACAAGTACAGTAACAAGAGTGAAGATGGAACAtcgtgatcatcatcatcatgaagaGTTAGAGGATGAGAGATCAATGAGCTCGGCAGTAATTGAAGATTATGGAATGGAGGAGATCAAGCAATTAATAAGTAGTAGCTGTACTAGTAGTAGCAATAGCTTGTGGTTTGATGAAAACAAGACAGAGGATAAGTTCATGTTGTACTATTGA
- the LOC104785831 gene encoding uncharacterized protein LOC104785831 isoform X2, translating into MWRRETLSLCFLLSPSSSSSHVTSLCFCGSVCVCAVLMAETSTTLLFSTFSSHITISPVRHSHHPSPARFSSLLSRVRRPSRFAVKASHYGSFSDDDAFSFFPWSDANNEIEWVPEERITLFTSDGLVQIGGNMVPRRIKSSSHKHGRSKSPEKYQKFQESAYMDPAQGLCLGALFDIAATNGLDMGRRLCIIGFCRSVEMLSDVVEDTVLEHGGEIVATEKESTSGLQEKLTMTVAVPYLWGVPPAAERLHLAVRTGGGIVDKVYWQWHFL; encoded by the exons ATGTGGCGTAGAGAGACTCTCTCGCTCTGTTTTCTCctttccccttcttcttcttcctctcacgTCACGTCTCTCTGTTTCTGTGGTTCTGTCTGTGTTTGTGCTGTTCTCATGGCGGAGACCTCTACTACGCTTCTCTTCTCCACCTTCTCCTCTCACATCACCATCTCTCCTGTCCGTCACTCTCATCATCCCTCCCCCGCTCGATTCTCATCTCTTCTTTCCCGCGTCCGGCGGCCTTCTCGATTCGCCGTTAAGGCTTCGCATTACGGAAGCTTCTCCGATGACGATGCTTTCAGCTTCTTCCCTTGGTCCGATGCTAACAACG aAATTGAATGGGTTCCTGAAGAAAGGATTACACTTTTCACTTCTGATGGGTTAGTTCAGATTGGTGGCAATATGGTTCCTCGTCGCATCAAATCTTCCTCTCAT AAACATGGGAGATCCAAATCACCAGAGAAATATCAAAAGTTTCAAGAAAGTGCTTACATGGATCCTGCTCAAGGTCTATGCCTTGGAGCTCTATTTGACATCGCAGCTACAAAC GGACTGGATATGGGAAGAAGACTATGTATCATTGGATTCTGCCGTTCTGTTGAGATGCTTAGTGATGTTGTTGAAGACACTGTCTTAGAACATGGTGGAGAG ATTGTTGCTACAGAGAAAGAGAGCACAAGCGGTTTACAAGAGAAACTAACAATGACAGTGGCAGTTCCATATCTCTGGGGAGTTCCTCCGGCTGCAGAAAGGCTTCACCTTGCGGTTAGAACAGGTGGTGGAATCGTCGACAAAGTCTACTGGCAATGGCATTTCTTGTGA
- the LOC104785831 gene encoding uncharacterized protein LOC104785831 isoform X1 — protein sequence MWRRETLSLCFLLSPSSSSSHVTSLCFCGSVCVCAVLMAETSTTLLFSTFSSHITISPVRHSHHPSPARFSSLLSRVRRPSRFAVKASHYGSFSDDDAFSFFPWSDANNEIEWVPEERITLFTSDGLVQIGGNMVPRRIKSSSHKKHGRSKSPEKYQKFQESAYMDPAQGLCLGALFDIAATNGLDMGRRLCIIGFCRSVEMLSDVVEDTVLEHGGEIVATEKESTSGLQEKLTMTVAVPYLWGVPPAAERLHLAVRTGGGIVDKVYWQWHFL from the exons ATGTGGCGTAGAGAGACTCTCTCGCTCTGTTTTCTCctttccccttcttcttcttcctctcacgTCACGTCTCTCTGTTTCTGTGGTTCTGTCTGTGTTTGTGCTGTTCTCATGGCGGAGACCTCTACTACGCTTCTCTTCTCCACCTTCTCCTCTCACATCACCATCTCTCCTGTCCGTCACTCTCATCATCCCTCCCCCGCTCGATTCTCATCTCTTCTTTCCCGCGTCCGGCGGCCTTCTCGATTCGCCGTTAAGGCTTCGCATTACGGAAGCTTCTCCGATGACGATGCTTTCAGCTTCTTCCCTTGGTCCGATGCTAACAACG aAATTGAATGGGTTCCTGAAGAAAGGATTACACTTTTCACTTCTGATGGGTTAGTTCAGATTGGTGGCAATATGGTTCCTCGTCGCATCAAATCTTCCTCTCAT AAGAAACATGGGAGATCCAAATCACCAGAGAAATATCAAAAGTTTCAAGAAAGTGCTTACATGGATCCTGCTCAAGGTCTATGCCTTGGAGCTCTATTTGACATCGCAGCTACAAAC GGACTGGATATGGGAAGAAGACTATGTATCATTGGATTCTGCCGTTCTGTTGAGATGCTTAGTGATGTTGTTGAAGACACTGTCTTAGAACATGGTGGAGAG ATTGTTGCTACAGAGAAAGAGAGCACAAGCGGTTTACAAGAGAAACTAACAATGACAGTGGCAGTTCCATATCTCTGGGGAGTTCCTCCGGCTGCAGAAAGGCTTCACCTTGCGGTTAGAACAGGTGGTGGAATCGTCGACAAAGTCTACTGGCAATGGCATTTCTTGTGA